A segment of the Corylus avellana chromosome ca2, CavTom2PMs-1.0 genome:
TTCAATTGTTGCTTTGGTTGGAAATCACTGGCCTATGCAAAGCTTAAGCATGAAAATTCGGTTAGTGAAGACTCTTTATCATTACATATAAAGGAACTGCTAAAGTTTTTGAGGCAGTCCTGTGAGTTGGAGGTTCATACCTTGTCTTTCAGTGAAACTGCATGGCAGTTGGTCCTCCAAGACTCACCCTTGCAGACGCTCCAACAAATCTGAGTCACTAAGCTTGTATATTTGATATCGTTCTCCTTTAATCCTATACCTGAAACGGATGGTAGGTACCTTATGACTATCCAATAATCTTTGCCTCCATCTGGTTGCATACACAACACAAAGTTTTGTGGCACTTCAGAGAAGTCCAAAGTCTTGAGATTTTCCAGGTGCTGGATTCCGGAGGGTACCTCCTTTAGCTTCGGGCATGGTCCAATATCTAGTTGTTCAAGAAGGGGCAATGCTCCTTTGTCTATTTTCACCATCTTTAATCTGTCCAACTTTTTGAGTGTCAGCTTTTTGAGTTTTCGGAAACCACCTTCCTCAAAATGCAGCTCTTCTCCATCATAGCCCTGACTGaggaaaagattaattaaattagGCAAAGGCAGAAGATATTGTAGAGGATCTTCCTCCAACCCCGAGAAATATAAACCTAATGTGACAAGATTCTGAACTTTGGAATCCAGTTAGGCAACTCCTCCAACCGCCCCCTTAGAATGATGTGCTCTAAAAATTGAGGCGGAGATGAAATGGATTGTAAATTTAGAATTCCATCTTCACTGATCGAGCTTAAAGCCAAAATTTTAAGGTGATCCATACTTTTTATGGAGGCACACAGAGCCCTCCCATGTTCTGCGGGTATATTTGAGATGCCCAACATCCTCAACTGCCTCAACTTTCCTAGCTCCTTGATTAGACCAAGACCATGGTGATTTGCCTCCACAAGCGTCAACGACTGCAAGTCCTTTAAACATCCTACCCCCTCATGTATTTTCACTCCTTTAATTGAATACAAACTACTTTCAATTTCAAAGTCATAATAGTGTGCCAAAAGATGTCTCAACTTATGAAGCCTAAATATCTCAATTGGTAGCTCATGCACTGAGGTCTCAATGAGATTTAATTTCTGTAGGTTCTGTAGCCTACCCATCGACTTAGGAAGCATCTTCACTTTTGTATTCCTCAGACTTAAGTGTTTCAAGAGGAACAAATTCCCCACTTCTTCAGGAAGATAATCAATGGGAGCATCTTCAAAATCCAACACTTTTAAAAGCTTGAACTTTTTAAACAAGTTGACAAGGAAAGACCTGGGGATTGCagtaatgttaaaaaagaaagatagacCGAACCCGAGAGTACTCAATGGTCTCTAAGACATTTTCTCTAGCATCATGGATTGATAGACACGGCTTTTCCCATTGAAACTTGAGTCATCTGCCTGCAAAACTTGACAGAAATTCAACTCTCCTGCCTTTAATAGGATGATTTCGTGTAACCGGTCATGGATTCTGTACTTTCTACGTACCTGATAATCAAGCTCTTCGAATGAAACTTGAACCAAGTTTCTGTGGAGGAGTTCCATTAAGTATTCTTCTGCAACCTCTTCTAATTGTTTGCCCTTGTTTCCTTTTATGAAGCCCTCAGCTATCCATAACCGAAACAATCTTGAATCAGTAATTGAATAGTCCTCCGGAAAAAGACCAAAGTACAAGAAGCAAGACTTAAAAAAAGGTAGTAAGGCAGATCGTGATAACTGAGAGAGAATTTTTGTAATACTTGTAAGGTGGGGATTACTTTCCAGCTCAGAACTGAGACCATCATACAACTTTTGCCATTCTAATGGAACCTTCTCCTTTGTTGACAGAAGACCACCTAAGGCAACAATTGCAAGTGGCAAGCCCTCACATTTTCTGACAATGTCCAACGACAATCTCACCAACTCCCTGGGACAACGCCTCTGAAACTCACATTGAAATGCCTTTCTGCAAAACAATTCCCAAGCCTTTTCCTGAGATAGAGGTTGCAGCTTGTGTACCTGATCAGATGAAGATTCTTTACAACAAGCACCAACACGATCACTGCGGGTTGTGATTAGTATCCTGCTGCCTCTGTTATTGCATGGTAAAGCATGTTTCACAATTTCCCAAAACTGTAACTTCCAGACATCATCAAAAGCCACAACATACTTCTTTTGCTCAAAATATTGCCTCAGCTGGCTAATTAGTGTGATTTCGTCCATCATGTCTATTTCCCCTTGAGCCAATTTTTTTGCCTGGTGGATTTGCTTTGTCATGGCCATGAGTATCTTCTGCATGTTGTATGATTGAGACACAGTGATCCAAACTCGGCAGTCAAAGTTTCCCTTCACTGAGTCATTCTCGTATACTTTCTTAGCAAGAGTAGTCTTACCAATCCCGCCCATGCCTACCACTGAAATCACTGAGCGCCTAGTTGCTCCCCCTAGCAGCCAGCTTACAAGTTCATCCCTTGTAGATTCAATACCCACAACTTCACCTTCTTCAATGAAAAGGGAACCCACTCGAGGGTCATGCCATGTGGCATTTGTCGCTCCACCACACGATCCTTGCTCTGAGGAATTTATGATATATCTTTCGCTTCGTTCCTTGATTTTATGAACTGATGTTTTGATATCTTGAATCTTGATGGCTATATCATGATGTGGTTTTAGTTTTTTCAGCAACCAACCAATTTTGTGGAGGAAAGCAACAAAGCCATGCTGATGACGATGCTGTGCTACATGAAGAATGTATTCGTCTAGAACATCTTCAATATGAAAGGCTGCCTCCCTCACTTGCTTCACCCACACTTTCATGCCATCTTGGAGGTCTCCTCCTTTCTTGGCCCGTGCATCGACATCTTTCAGGAAACAGTTGATGCTCTCCAGTTCATCACTAATACCCACAATTTACCTGTGGACACCGTTAAGCAGTTTTGCTTCTTGAACAAGCAACTGAACCAACTTGTCAATGAGGAGGGTCACAGCTATCTCTGCCATTGTTTCCTGGCTTCGAAATCTGGTTAATGATACTGTTGGCATTATCAATGAATTTTGCTTTAACTATATATGCCACATTAGAAAGTGAAATgaagtttttcttgtatacttgaTGCGTGCCTAGAGTagcttatgcttttaatgatatatggATTACTTTTATAAAAGTGGAATGGAGCTCTTCTGGTAATGCTTGTCGTATACTTCTTGTTGACTCAGCtagtttctttttatatttatggtGCTTGAAAGACTGCAGGTTATTCGTTCTCCTGGAAGGTGACTTCCCTTTTAACCATGTTTTCATTGCCTCCCAGTCTTTGTTCCTGCCACCTAAAAAGACCATTAACATTTCCAAGTCATATCTCAACTTTATTTGTAGtggaaaattctaaaaaattgtatttacgAATTAATAGCATTGTTACTTTGTATTTTTCCATTCTATAATGATGCTAGTTAGgcgctgaaaaaaaaaaaaaaaaaaaaaaggtcaactAAATAAGGTCAAGTTCCCATTTGGGACTTGACTCGcaacaaaaggaaagaaaagaaagaaaaaagccacaaaaagaaaagggttaaaCACTATTTTAGCACAtgtggtttgcaccaaaatcaaatagtgacttgagtttttaaaaatatcgtAAATAGTACTTATAGTAAGCCAATAAACACATTTGGTACTTTAGTCaagattttgttaagttttttaacggaatgTCACGTCACCCTTACATGTGGGTGTCACGTGGTGTGGTACCTGATTTTTTAGGTGTCacatcatattttatttaaaaaataaaaataaaaaaattcaaaagaaatgaaaaaccaaaaaaatttaaaaaaaatccaaaaaaaaaaaaacattggggtggccgaacgACCCCCTattggtggccggccaccccatttggcttgggggtggttcggccacccccaagccggttgtctgggggtggccgaaccacccccatggcccaagggggtg
Coding sequences within it:
- the LOC132169225 gene encoding disease resistance protein RPM1-like yields the protein MTEIVVAFVVNKLVQLIVHESNWLNGVHLEVVDIKDERESIQCFLKDVDKGDLQDGVKIFRSQETMAEIAVTLLIDNDELESINCFLKDVDARAKKGGDLQDGMKVWVKQVREAAFHIEDVLDEYILHVAQHRHQHGFVAFLHKIGWLLKKLKPHHDIAIKIQDIKTSVHKIKERSERYIINSSEQGSCGGATNATWHDPRVGSLFIEEGEVVGIESTRDELVSWLLGGATRRSVISVVGMGGIGKTTLAKKVYENDSVKGNFDCRVWITVSQSYNMQKILMAMTKQIHQAKKLAQGEIDMMDEITLISQLRQYFEQKKYVVAFDDVWKLQFWEIVKHALPCNNRGSRILITTRSDRVGACCKESSSDQVHKLQPLSQEKAWELFCRKAFQCEFQRRCPRELVRLSLDIVRKCEGLPLAIVALGGLLSTKEKVPLEWQKLYDGLSSELESNPHLTSITKILSQLSRSALLPFFKSCFLYFGLFPEDYSITDSRLFRLWIAEGFIKGNKGKQLEEVAEEYLMELLHRNLVQVSFEELDYQADDSSFNGKSRVYQSMMLEKMSFLVNLFKKFKLLKVLDFEDAPIDYLPEEVGNLFLLKHLSLRNTKVKMLPKSMGRLQNLQKLNLIETSVHELPIEIFRLHKLRHLLAHYYDFEIESSLYSIKGVKIHEGVGCLKDLQSLTLVEANHHGLGLIKELGKLRQLRMLGISNIPAEHGRALCASIKSMDHLKILALSSISEDGILNLQSISSPPQFLEHIILRGRLEELPNWIPNQGYDGEELHFEEGGFRKLKKLTLKKLDRLKMVKIDKGALPLLEQLDIGPCPKLKEVPSGIQHLENLKTLDFSEVPQNFVLCMQPDGGKDYWIVIRYLPSVSGIGLKENDIKYTSLVTQICWSVCKGESWRTNCHAVSLKDKV